In the genome of Pseudomonas putida, one region contains:
- a CDS encoding nucleoside recognition domain-containing protein: MLNGLWLSFFLVAAVSALAQWLVGGNAGIFAAMVESIFAMAKLSVEVMVLLFGTLTLWLGFLKIAEQAGIVEWLAKVLGPLFARLMPEVPPGHPALGLITMNFAANGLGLDNAATPIGLKAMRALQELNPSSTTASNAQILFLVLNASSLTLLPVTIFMYRAQQGAMDPTLVFLPILLATSASTLVGLLSVAVMQRLRLWDPVVLAYLVPGALLLGAFMAFLGTLSATALASLSSILGNLTLFGVIILFLVIGALRRVKVYEAFVEGAKEGFDVAKSLLPYLVAMLCAVGVLRASGALELALDGIRHAVEWIGLDTRFVDGLPTALVKPFSGSAARAMLIETMQTHGVDSFPALVAATVQGSTETTFYVLAVYFGAVGIQRVRHAVGCALLAELSGVIAAILVCYWFFT; this comes from the coding sequence ATGCTCAACGGCCTTTGGCTCAGCTTTTTCCTGGTGGCGGCCGTCAGCGCCCTGGCCCAATGGCTGGTCGGGGGCAATGCCGGCATCTTCGCGGCGATGGTCGAAAGTATCTTCGCCATGGCCAAGCTGTCGGTGGAGGTCATGGTTCTGCTGTTCGGTACCCTCACCCTCTGGCTAGGCTTCCTGAAAATCGCCGAACAGGCCGGTATCGTTGAATGGTTGGCCAAGGTCCTGGGGCCGTTGTTTGCCCGCCTGATGCCGGAAGTACCGCCTGGTCACCCTGCCCTGGGCCTGATCACCATGAACTTCGCCGCCAACGGCCTGGGCCTGGACAACGCAGCAACGCCCATCGGCCTGAAGGCCATGCGTGCCTTGCAGGAACTGAACCCCAGCAGCACCACGGCCAGCAACGCGCAGATCCTGTTCCTGGTGCTAAACGCCTCGTCCTTGACGCTGCTGCCTGTGACCATCTTCATGTACCGCGCCCAGCAAGGGGCCATGGACCCGACCCTGGTGTTCCTGCCGATCCTGCTGGCCACCAGCGCTTCGACCCTGGTCGGCCTGCTCTCGGTGGCCGTCATGCAGCGCTTGCGCCTATGGGATCCGGTAGTGCTCGCCTATCTGGTGCCCGGTGCCCTGTTGCTGGGGGCGTTCATGGCCTTTCTCGGCACCCTCTCGGCAACGGCGCTGGCCAGTCTGTCGTCGATCCTGGGCAACCTGACGTTGTTCGGGGTGATCATCCTGTTCCTGGTGATCGGTGCGCTGAGGCGGGTGAAAGTCTACGAGGCCTTCGTCGAGGGAGCCAAGGAAGGGTTCGATGTGGCCAAGAGCCTGCTGCCTTACCTGGTCGCCATGCTGTGCGCAGTCGGCGTGCTGCGCGCCTCCGGCGCCCTCGAGTTGGCGCTGGACGGCATTCGACACGCGGTGGAGTGGATCGGCCTGGACACCCGTTTCGTCGATGGCCTGCCGACGGCGCTGGTCAAGCCGTTCTCGGGCAGCGCGGCGCGAGCCATGCTGATCGAGACCATGCAAACCCATGGTGTCGACAGTTTCCCGGCCCTGGTAGCGGCGACGGTGCAGGGCAGCACCGAGACCACCTTCTACGTGCTGGCGGTGTACTTCGGCGCGGTAGGCATCCAGCGGGTGCGGCACGCCGTGGGGTGTGCCCTGCTCGCCGAGCTGTCCGGTGTGATCGCGGCGATCCTGGTCTGCTACTGGTTCTTCACCTGA
- a CDS encoding DUF1328 domain-containing protein translates to MLSWAITFLIIAIVAAVLGFGGIAGAATGIAKILFIVFLVLFVASFFFGRGRG, encoded by the coding sequence ATGCTGAGTTGGGCTATCACCTTCCTGATCATCGCCATTGTCGCTGCTGTACTGGGCTTCGGTGGTATCGCCGGCGCAGCCACTGGCATCGCGAAGATTCTGTTCATCGTCTTCCTGGTCCTGTTCGTGGCTTCTTTCTTCTTCGGACGCGGCAGAGGTTGA
- a CDS encoding N-acetylmuramoyl-L-alanine amidase: protein MKTLFAGLMLLMLAGCSSGLRIDRSHPSVNHDSRIQFVVLHYTNASLERSLALLTHGEVSSHYLVGDGPATVYQLVDENRRAWHAGDSQWQGRTWLNSSSIGIEIVNPGYTDTPNGRIWHPYSEAQVQALIALLKDIVKRNHIEPRHIIGHSDIAPLRKLDPGPLFPWKRLADAGLGVWPQANAVARQQAYFSVNPPTISWYQQQLARFGYAIEQTGELDVATRHVIAAFQMRFRPQRFDGMPDAQTAAMLQVLNQSR from the coding sequence ATGAAAACGCTTTTCGCCGGGCTGATGTTGTTGATGCTGGCTGGCTGCTCAAGCGGCCTGCGGATCGACCGTAGCCATCCCTCCGTCAACCACGACAGCCGTATCCAGTTCGTCGTACTGCATTACACCAATGCATCCCTGGAGCGCTCCCTGGCCTTGCTGACCCATGGCGAAGTCAGCAGTCATTACCTGGTTGGTGATGGGCCGGCCACCGTTTATCAACTGGTGGATGAAAACCGTCGGGCCTGGCATGCCGGCGACAGTCAGTGGCAAGGGCGCACTTGGCTGAACTCCAGCTCCATCGGTATCGAGATCGTCAACCCAGGCTACACCGACACCCCCAACGGCCGCATCTGGCACCCCTACAGCGAGGCTCAGGTCCAGGCCTTGATCGCGTTGCTCAAGGATATCGTCAAGCGCAACCACATCGAGCCGCGTCACATCATTGGCCACAGTGACATCGCGCCGCTGCGCAAGCTCGATCCCGGGCCGCTGTTCCCGTGGAAACGTCTCGCTGATGCAGGCCTGGGCGTTTGGCCGCAGGCCAATGCCGTTGCGCGACAGCAAGCGTATTTCAGCGTCAATCCTCCGACAATCAGCTGGTATCAGCAGCAACTGGCGCGTTTCGGCTATGCCATCGAGCAGACCGGCGAGCTCGATGTGGCCACTCGTCATGTGATAGCGGCCTTCCAGATGCGTTTCCGCCCTCAGCGCTTCGACGGCATGCCGGATGCGCAGACCGCCGCAATGCTGCAGGTATTGAATCAGTCGCGCTGA
- the gltP gene encoding glutamate/aspartate:proton symporter GltP translates to MKKAKLSLAWQILIGLVLGVAIGALLNHFSAEKAWWISNVLQPAGDIFIRLIKMIVVPIVISSLIVGIAGVGDAKKLGSIGLKTIIYFEVVTTIAIVVGLVLANLFHPGAGIDMSTLGTVDISKYQATAAEVQHEHAFIETLLNLIPSNIFAAVARGEMLPIIFFSVMFGLGLSSLPGDLRDPLVRTFQAVSETMFKVTHMIMNYAPIGVFALIAVTVANFGFASLLPLAKLVLLVYFAIAFFAFMVLGLVARLFGFSVIKIMRIMKDELILAYSTSSSETVLPRVIEKMEAYGAPKSICSFVVPTGYSFNLDGSTLYQSIAAIFIAQLYGIDLSWSQQLLLVLTLMVTSKGIAGVPGVSFVVLLATLGSVGIPLEGLAFIAGVDRIMDMARTALNVIGNALAALVIARWEGMYDAAKGERYYSSLLAGHKHDAVVAAAAEPGKAVQQHH, encoded by the coding sequence ATGAAGAAGGCAAAACTGAGCCTCGCCTGGCAGATCCTCATCGGACTTGTCCTGGGCGTTGCGATCGGCGCGCTGCTGAACCATTTCAGTGCAGAAAAGGCATGGTGGATCAGTAACGTCCTGCAGCCTGCCGGTGACATCTTCATTCGCCTGATCAAGATGATCGTCGTCCCGATCGTGATTTCGTCGCTGATCGTGGGCATCGCCGGGGTTGGCGACGCGAAGAAACTGGGCAGCATTGGCCTGAAGACCATCATCTACTTCGAGGTGGTGACCACCATCGCCATCGTCGTCGGCCTGGTACTGGCCAACCTGTTCCATCCGGGTGCCGGTATCGACATGAGCACCCTGGGCACCGTCGACATCTCCAAGTACCAGGCCACTGCGGCCGAGGTGCAGCATGAGCATGCCTTCATCGAGACCCTGCTCAACTTGATCCCGTCCAACATCTTCGCCGCCGTCGCCCGTGGCGAGATGCTGCCGATCATCTTCTTCTCGGTGATGTTCGGCCTGGGCTTGTCGAGCCTGCCAGGCGATCTGCGCGATCCGTTGGTGCGCACCTTCCAGGCCGTGTCGGAGACCATGTTCAAGGTCACTCACATGATCATGAACTATGCCCCGATCGGCGTGTTCGCCCTGATCGCGGTTACCGTCGCCAACTTCGGTTTCGCCTCGCTGCTGCCTTTGGCCAAGCTGGTGCTGCTGGTGTACTTCGCCATTGCCTTCTTCGCCTTCATGGTGTTGGGCTTGGTAGCTCGCCTGTTCGGCTTCTCGGTCATCAAGATCATGCGCATCATGAAAGATGAGCTGATCCTGGCGTACTCCACCTCCAGCTCCGAGACCGTGCTGCCGCGTGTGATCGAGAAGATGGAAGCCTACGGCGCGCCGAAATCGATCTGCAGCTTCGTGGTGCCGACCGGTTACTCCTTCAACCTCGATGGCTCGACCCTGTACCAGAGCATCGCGGCGATCTTCATCGCCCAGTTGTATGGCATCGACCTGTCCTGGAGCCAGCAACTGCTGCTGGTGCTGACCCTGATGGTCACCTCCAAGGGCATCGCCGGTGTGCCGGGTGTCTCCTTCGTGGTCTTGCTGGCGACCCTGGGCAGCGTGGGCATTCCGTTGGAAGGCCTGGCGTTCATCGCCGGTGTCGACCGCATCATGGACATGGCCCGCACCGCCCTGAACGTGATCGGCAACGCCCTGGCTGCCTTGGTCATCGCGCGCTGGGAAGGCATGTACGACGCCGCCAAGGGCGAGCGCTACTACAGCTCGCTGCTCGCCGGCCACAAGCATGACGCCGTTGTGGCAGCGGCAGCTGAGCCGGGCAAGGCCGTTCAGCAGCACCACTAA
- a CDS encoding EAL domain-containing protein: MSAFLVTLRQILHRPWMLAGLAAFSSAVVLLAGSFGVALQQMKQSESAQMNARGERFLERLEQIFGQLREGVDQLQAQPLRGCDAAMVAALQQIGLSSRFIYEAAYVDGAVVCSSRGAESTLEPLRAPDIQGPTYSYWLNTSTEPNENLAALMLGRGKFLVSTSRGHLSDVVDLPPGSSVLVVLDHGTRAIPVLGPPQRWPPPTVDWPPPPNQSLLEKNDWLLYHMPTNSPDYQLVLIAPRAGLPLKMNGMLWLLFPGSLVLACCVGWLVLQLILQRRSMSSELQNALRRGELQVLYQPIFELDSRRCVGAEALVRWLRPDGSLTSPDLFIPLAENTGQIRQITDFVLQRVLEQLGQLLRANPSLYISVNLAACDVMVPRIGRVAARLLAHHRVAASQIAFEVTERGLIDVVVARDNLQALRAVGHQVLIDDFGTGYCSLAYLQTLPVDCLKIDKAFIDALGHDAASSGVAPHIIRMAHSLHLRVIAEGIECEDQAQLLNSEGVNYGQGWLFAHPLTARQFTELVTRQRRNSK; this comes from the coding sequence ATGTCAGCCTTCCTTGTGACACTGCGTCAAATTTTACACCGTCCCTGGATGCTGGCTGGACTGGCCGCATTTTCCAGCGCAGTCGTACTGCTTGCTGGAAGCTTCGGTGTCGCGCTGCAACAGATGAAACAGAGCGAAAGCGCCCAGATGAACGCCCGGGGCGAGCGTTTTCTGGAGCGGCTGGAGCAGATCTTCGGCCAGTTGCGCGAGGGCGTAGACCAACTGCAGGCACAACCTCTGCGTGGGTGCGATGCCGCGATGGTCGCAGCCTTGCAGCAGATCGGCCTGAGTTCGCGATTCATCTACGAGGCTGCCTATGTGGACGGTGCGGTGGTCTGCTCCAGCCGTGGCGCCGAAAGCACCCTCGAACCCCTTCGTGCCCCGGACATCCAGGGCCCCACCTACAGTTATTGGCTCAATACCAGCACCGAGCCTAACGAGAACCTCGCCGCCTTGATGTTGGGGCGCGGCAAGTTCCTGGTATCCACCTCGCGGGGCCATCTTTCCGATGTGGTCGACTTGCCGCCTGGTAGCAGTGTGCTGGTCGTGCTCGACCACGGAACCCGAGCCATTCCCGTGCTCGGCCCGCCCCAACGTTGGCCCCCGCCAACGGTGGACTGGCCGCCGCCACCGAATCAGTCGTTGCTTGAGAAGAATGACTGGTTGCTCTATCACATGCCGACCAACTCGCCTGACTACCAACTGGTGCTGATAGCCCCCCGCGCCGGCCTGCCTCTGAAGATGAACGGGATGCTCTGGTTGCTGTTTCCGGGCAGCCTGGTACTGGCCTGTTGCGTCGGCTGGTTGGTGCTGCAACTGATCCTGCAACGGCGCTCGATGAGTTCGGAGCTGCAAAACGCCTTGCGCCGGGGTGAACTGCAGGTGCTCTACCAGCCGATATTCGAGCTCGACAGCCGGCGTTGCGTCGGTGCCGAGGCCCTGGTGCGCTGGCTGCGACCGGATGGTTCTTTGACCAGCCCGGACCTGTTCATTCCGTTGGCCGAGAACACCGGGCAGATCCGCCAGATCACGGATTTCGTGCTGCAACGGGTGCTGGAGCAACTGGGCCAGTTGCTGAGGGCCAATCCCTCGCTGTACATCTCGGTGAACCTGGCGGCCTGCGACGTGATGGTCCCGCGCATCGGGCGTGTCGCGGCCCGGTTGCTGGCGCATCATCGGGTGGCTGCGAGCCAGATCGCCTTCGAGGTGACCGAGCGGGGGCTGATCGATGTGGTGGTGGCACGTGACAATCTGCAGGCCTTGCGCGCGGTAGGGCATCAGGTGTTGATCGACGACTTCGGTACAGGCTATTGCAGCCTGGCTTATCTACAGACGCTCCCAGTCGATTGCCTGAAGATCGACAAGGCTTTCATCGATGCACTGGGTCACGATGCCGCGAGCAGTGGTGTGGCCCCGCATATCATTCGCATGGCCCACTCCCTGCATTTGCGGGTGATCGCCGAAGGGATCGAATGCGAGGACCAGGCGCAGTTGCTCAACAGTGAAGGCGTCAATTATGGGCAAGGCTGGCTGTTTGCCCATCCGCTCACTGCCCGGCAGTTCACCGAGCTGGTGACTCGCCAGCGGCGCAATAGCAAATAG
- the algB gene encoding sigma-54-dependent response regulator transcription factor AlgB, with the protein MESAQDNQGRILLVDDESAILRTFRYCLEDEGYSVATASSAAQAEALLQRQVFDLCFLDLRLGEDNGLDVLAQMRIQAPWMRVVIVTAHSAVDTAVDAIQAGAADYLVKPCSPDQLRLATAKQLEVRQLSARLEALEGEVRKPKDGLDSHSPAMMAVLETARQVASTDANILILGESGTGKGELARAIHGWSKRTRKACVTINCPSLNAELMESELFGHTRGAFTGASESTLGRVSQADGGTLFLDEIGDFPLTLQPKLLRFIQDKEYERVGDPVTRRADVRILAATNLNLEEMVRESRFREDLLYRLNVITLHLPPLRERSEDILMLAERFLARFVKEYARPARVFSDEARTALLNYRWPGNIRELRNVVERASIICSQERVEVSHLGMAEPPTSNAPRIGAALSLDELERAHIGAVLAASDTLDQAAKTLGIDASTLYRKRKQYNL; encoded by the coding sequence ATGGAATCAGCCCAGGACAATCAAGGCCGCATTCTGCTGGTGGATGACGAATCCGCGATCCTGCGAACCTTCCGCTATTGCCTGGAAGACGAGGGCTACAGCGTGGCCACGGCCAGCAGTGCCGCCCAGGCCGAAGCCCTGCTGCAACGCCAGGTGTTCGACCTGTGCTTCCTCGACCTGCGCCTGGGCGAGGACAATGGCCTCGACGTGTTGGCCCAGATGCGCATCCAGGCACCATGGATGCGTGTTGTCATCGTCACCGCGCATTCAGCGGTCGACACGGCGGTGGATGCCATCCAGGCCGGTGCCGCTGATTACCTGGTCAAACCCTGCAGCCCCGACCAGCTGCGCCTGGCCACCGCCAAACAGTTGGAAGTCCGTCAGTTGTCCGCTCGCCTGGAGGCCCTCGAAGGCGAGGTGCGCAAACCCAAGGATGGCCTGGACTCCCATAGCCCGGCCATGATGGCGGTGCTGGAAACCGCCCGCCAGGTGGCGAGCACCGATGCCAACATTCTCATTCTGGGCGAATCCGGCACCGGTAAGGGCGAACTGGCCCGCGCCATCCATGGCTGGAGCAAGCGAACGCGCAAGGCCTGCGTGACCATCAACTGCCCGTCGCTCAATGCCGAGCTGATGGAAAGCGAGTTGTTCGGCCATACCCGCGGAGCCTTTACCGGGGCCAGCGAAAGCACCCTGGGCCGCGTCAGCCAGGCGGACGGCGGGACGTTGTTCCTCGATGAAATCGGCGACTTCCCCCTGACCCTGCAGCCCAAGTTGCTGCGGTTCATCCAGGACAAGGAATACGAGCGGGTCGGTGACCCTGTCACCCGTCGCGCCGATGTGCGCATCCTCGCGGCGACCAACCTCAACCTCGAAGAAATGGTCCGTGAGAGTCGCTTCCGCGAAGACCTGCTCTACCGCTTGAATGTCATCACCCTGCATTTGCCACCCCTGCGCGAACGCAGCGAGGACATCCTCATGCTCGCCGAACGCTTCCTGGCCCGCTTCGTCAAGGAATATGCCCGGCCCGCACGGGTATTCAGCGACGAAGCTCGCACGGCACTGCTCAATTACCGCTGGCCGGGCAACATCCGCGAACTGCGCAACGTAGTAGAGCGGGCAAGCATCATCTGCTCGCAGGAGCGTGTGGAAGTCAGCCACCTGGGCATGGCCGAGCCCCCTACCAGCAACGCACCACGCATCGGCGCAGCCCTGAGCCTGGACGAGCTCGAACGGGCGCACATCGGCGCAGTGCTGGCGGCCAGCGATACCCTGGACCAGGCGGCCAAGACACTGGGTATCGACGCCTCGACCCTGTATCGCAAGCGTAAGCAGTACAACCTATGA
- a CDS encoding ABC-type transport auxiliary lipoprotein family protein, translating to MRPSLRLLAGVATLSLATACSILPKTDPVDIYRLPVNQPSRTASTLDWSLRLNKPLASEVLATPRIAVIPQGDVISSYKGARWSDPAPLLMRNRLLDGFQRDGRVQRLSADDSNLQADYELAGELQAFQSEYRAGGTVDVVIRYDARLVDGRSQRILASHRFEVRQPLADKQVSAVVAGFGNASDQLVGQLVNWTVAQANQAQVKNQ from the coding sequence ATGAGACCGTCGCTGCGCCTTCTGGCGGGGGTGGCCACCTTGAGCCTGGCCACGGCCTGCTCGATCCTGCCCAAGACCGATCCGGTGGACATCTATCGCCTGCCGGTGAACCAACCCTCCCGCACCGCCAGCACGCTGGACTGGTCGCTGCGCCTGAACAAGCCACTGGCCAGTGAGGTCTTGGCCACCCCCCGTATCGCAGTGATCCCCCAGGGCGATGTGATCAGCAGCTACAAGGGCGCACGCTGGAGCGATCCGGCGCCCTTGTTGATGCGCAACCGCTTGCTCGATGGTTTTCAGCGCGACGGGCGGGTGCAGCGCCTGAGCGCCGATGACAGCAACCTGCAGGCCGATTACGAGCTGGCCGGCGAGCTGCAGGCCTTCCAGAGCGAGTACCGCGCAGGCGGCACGGTGGACGTGGTGATCCGCTATGACGCGCGCCTGGTGGACGGGCGCAGTCAGCGCATCCTCGCCAGCCATCGCTTCGAGGTGCGCCAGCCGCTGGCTGACAAACAAGTGTCAGCCGTCGTGGCAGGCTTCGGCAATGCCAGCGACCAACTGGTCGGGCAACTGGTGAACTGGACTGTGGCCCAGGCCAACCAGGCTCAGGTGAAGAACCAGTAG
- a CDS encoding BON domain-containing protein, protein MPFSSRTLVLTAGLLIAVPPVFADPVQDARLEGALQTALALNRVLNPFRIEVAVNGDRAKLTGEVENEVERQLAEHVALATRGIEQVDNQLRVNPALVERPLELRAYAQRLEDATLAAVIHARLLWSRITEKAPIEVESREGVVTLRGKVDSAEAKELSGVLARTTDGVHLVNNLVSLDSAAMAKAREKPVDAPVGRQPSDNWIVDKIQSSYRYSRNLDGLNLKVASEQGMVRLSGEVVSSEQKTIAVEVARQIIGVRGVDADLLKVASKVEG, encoded by the coding sequence ATGCCTTTTTCCTCACGAACCTTGGTGCTGACGGCGGGCCTGCTGATCGCGGTGCCGCCGGTTTTCGCCGATCCGGTCCAGGACGCGCGCCTGGAAGGTGCCTTGCAGACCGCTTTGGCACTCAATCGAGTGCTCAACCCGTTTCGCATCGAAGTGGCGGTCAATGGCGACCGTGCGAAGCTGACCGGCGAGGTGGAAAACGAGGTCGAGCGCCAGCTGGCCGAACATGTCGCCCTCGCCACCCGCGGTATCGAGCAGGTCGACAACCAACTTCGGGTAAACCCGGCATTGGTCGAGCGGCCGCTGGAACTGCGCGCCTATGCCCAGCGTCTGGAAGACGCCACGCTGGCGGCGGTGATTCATGCACGGCTGCTGTGGAGCCGTATCACCGAGAAAGCGCCCATCGAGGTGGAAAGCCGTGAGGGTGTGGTCACCTTGCGCGGCAAGGTAGACAGCGCCGAGGCCAAGGAGCTGTCCGGCGTGCTGGCACGTACCACCGATGGGGTGCACTTGGTCAACAACCTGGTCAGCCTGGACAGCGCTGCCATGGCCAAGGCGCGGGAGAAGCCTGTCGATGCGCCGGTCGGCCGGCAGCCCAGCGACAACTGGATCGTCGACAAGATCCAGAGCAGTTACCGCTATAGCCGCAACCTGGACGGCCTGAATCTCAAGGTGGCCAGTGAGCAGGGTATGGTCCGGCTTTCCGGTGAGGTGGTCAGCAGCGAACAGAAGACCATTGCCGTGGAGGTGGCGCGGCAAATCATCGGCGTGCGAGGCGTGGATGCCGACCTGTTGAAAGTCGCGAGCAAGGTGGAGGGTTGA
- a CDS encoding inhibitor of vertebrate lysozyme family protein: protein MSRMLCTALATALLMGGGTSAIAANDGQVRVDQLLGSDPEYRETWQDTVKGEERLPDWVINLSGSSQQQMSAVTEDGDQYLVGPLCESQSNCTYKRLVVAFSWDKDHAYGMLVEVPEGLPADKSPTRHAQYRWLGDPDDGMKALLQEQLKRDPKWY, encoded by the coding sequence ATGAGCCGGATGCTTTGCACAGCCCTGGCCACCGCCTTGTTGATGGGCGGTGGCACATCGGCCATAGCGGCCAACGATGGCCAGGTCCGGGTCGATCAGTTACTGGGTTCGGACCCCGAGTACCGCGAAACCTGGCAGGACACAGTTAAAGGCGAGGAACGCCTGCCCGACTGGGTGATCAATCTTTCCGGCAGCTCGCAGCAGCAGATGTCGGCGGTTACCGAGGACGGTGACCAATACCTGGTCGGGCCTTTGTGCGAGTCCCAGTCCAATTGCACGTACAAGCGCCTCGTGGTGGCGTTCAGTTGGGACAAGGACCATGCCTACGGGATGCTCGTCGAAGTTCCCGAAGGACTGCCCGCGGACAAGTCGCCCACCCGGCACGCGCAGTATCGCTGGTTGGGTGACCCGGACGACGGGATGAAAGCCCTGCTGCAGGAGCAGCTCAAGCGTGACCCGAAGTGGTACTGA
- a CDS encoding KinB sensor domain-containing domain codes for MKWPMKLRTRLFLSISALVTVALLGLLFGLVSVMQMSTMQQRLVRDTTHTLEIGLKLRQNLGEQLTLILDADTDPRNLVTLQEDFQSLLTQGLAEGGERTAFSKASSNYQAFLQAYRDSAAPARSMDTEQPLGAAFNQVRTDLIDSHKQALEHVTRSEEQARDRALLISGVLGLMGLVVLVLGFVTAHNIARRFGQPIEALAKAADQVGQGNFDVTLPVTQATELNQLTRRFGLMADALRKHQATNIDELLAGQQRLQAVLDSIDDGLLIIDRQGRLEHLNPVAQRQLGWDASRVGTGLAEALQRPELEQQLRQVLRGGNLDRPPDDLSIEVDDETRLLTYSLTPVSRPQGPILGAVMVLHDVTEQRAFERVRSEFVLRASHELRTPVTGMHMAFGLLRERVTFPPQARENDLLDTIGEEMQRLTQLINDLLNFSRYQSGLQKLELSPCSIEELLERAHSRFAEQAEQKHIELFIDLQPPLPRIQADAAQLDRVLDNLLHNAIRHTASDGNIRLHARRHAERVIIGVEDNGEGIAYGQQARIFEPFVQVGRKKGGAGLGLALCKEIVQLHGGRMGVYSRPGQGTQFYMTLPI; via the coding sequence ATGAAATGGCCCATGAAGCTGCGCACGCGGCTTTTCCTGAGCATCTCGGCCTTGGTCACCGTGGCGTTGCTCGGCCTGCTGTTCGGGCTGGTCAGCGTGATGCAGATGTCCACTATGCAGCAGCGGTTGGTGCGCGATACCACCCATACGCTGGAGATCGGGCTCAAGCTGCGCCAGAACCTGGGCGAGCAGTTGACGCTCATCCTCGACGCGGACACTGACCCACGCAATTTGGTGACGCTGCAGGAAGACTTTCAGAGCCTGCTCACCCAAGGCCTCGCCGAGGGCGGCGAACGCACCGCCTTCAGCAAGGCCAGCAGCAACTACCAGGCCTTCCTCCAGGCTTACCGCGACAGCGCGGCGCCTGCGCGCAGCATGGACACCGAGCAGCCCTTGGGCGCCGCCTTCAACCAGGTCCGTACCGACCTGATCGACTCGCACAAGCAAGCCCTGGAGCACGTCACGCGCAGCGAGGAACAGGCGCGCGACCGCGCCTTGCTGATCAGCGGCGTTCTTGGCCTGATGGGCTTGGTGGTACTGGTGCTCGGGTTCGTCACGGCGCACAACATCGCCCGACGCTTCGGACAACCCATCGAGGCCTTGGCCAAGGCTGCCGACCAAGTCGGCCAAGGCAATTTCGACGTCACCTTGCCGGTCACCCAGGCCACCGAGCTCAACCAGCTTACCCGGCGCTTCGGGCTGATGGCCGATGCCCTGCGCAAGCATCAGGCCACCAACATCGACGAACTGCTGGCGGGTCAGCAGCGCCTGCAGGCTGTCCTGGATAGCATCGACGACGGTCTGCTGATCATCGACCGTCAGGGCCGCCTGGAACACCTGAACCCCGTAGCGCAACGCCAGTTGGGCTGGGACGCCAGCCGGGTCGGGACGGGCCTTGCCGAAGCCTTGCAGCGCCCGGAGCTTGAGCAACAGCTGCGCCAGGTTCTGCGCGGCGGCAACCTGGACCGGCCACCGGACGACCTCAGCATCGAGGTGGACGACGAAACCCGGCTGCTGACCTACAGCCTGACGCCCGTCAGCCGCCCGCAAGGGCCGATCCTGGGCGCCGTGATGGTGCTGCACGACGTCACCGAACAGCGGGCGTTCGAACGGGTGCGCAGTGAGTTCGTCCTGCGTGCCTCCCATGAGCTGCGAACGCCGGTGACCGGCATGCACATGGCGTTCGGCCTGCTGCGAGAGCGGGTGACGTTTCCACCTCAGGCGCGGGAAAACGACCTGCTCGACACCATCGGCGAAGAAATGCAGCGCCTGACCCAGCTGATCAATGACCTGCTGAATTTCTCCCGCTACCAGAGCGGCCTGCAGAAGCTGGAGCTGTCGCCCTGTAGCATCGAGGAGTTGCTCGAGCGGGCCCACTCGCGCTTTGCCGAGCAGGCGGAACAAAAACACATCGAACTGTTCATCGACCTGCAGCCCCCTCTGCCGCGCATCCAGGCAGACGCTGCGCAGCTGGACCGGGTGCTGGACAACCTGTTGCACAACGCGATTCGTCACACCGCCAGCGACGGAAACATTCGTCTGCATGCACGGCGGCACGCCGAGCGGGTGATCATTGGGGTCGAGGACAACGGCGAAGGCATCGCCTATGGGCAGCAGGCCAGGATCTTCGAACCCTTCGTCCAGGTCGGACGCAAGAAAGGCGGGGCCGGGTTGGGCCTGGCACTGTGCAAGGAGATCGTCCAACTGCATGGCGGCCGGATGGGCGTGTATTCCCGGCCGGGGCAGGGGACGCAGTTCTACATGACGCTGCCGATATAG